A single window of Bacteroidota bacterium DNA harbors:
- a CDS encoding 2-phosphosulfolactate phosphatase codes for MSEEKKYKIDACFSPHLYPIYEDKESIVVVIDVFRATSAICVAFHYGADKIIPVAKVEEAAEYKKQGFLAGAERDAIKLEGFDFGNSPYDYMGDHVKGKTIALTTTNGTQAIEAARQAYKVVVGSFLNIDVLCQWLVKQNRSVLLLCSGWKNKFNLEDSLYAGAVTQKMLELSDDFKLGDGCLALKYLFEQAQHEPIKYLVHASHKERLSRLGLKKDIKFCLTPNAAPVIPVLEGKYLVKLQD; via the coding sequence TTGAGCGAAGAAAAAAAATATAAAATCGATGCTTGCTTTTCACCGCATCTTTATCCCATCTATGAGGATAAAGAAAGTATTGTGGTGGTGATTGATGTATTTAGAGCAACTTCGGCGATTTGCGTTGCCTTTCATTATGGAGCAGATAAAATTATTCCCGTTGCGAAAGTAGAAGAAGCTGCCGAATACAAAAAGCAAGGTTTTTTAGCAGGGGCCGAACGCGATGCTATCAAATTAGAGGGATTTGATTTTGGAAATTCTCCTTACGATTACATGGGCGATCATGTAAAAGGAAAAACAATTGCACTCACTACCACCAACGGCACACAAGCTATCGAAGCGGCAAGACAGGCTTATAAAGTGGTAGTAGGTTCCTTCTTAAATATTGATGTGCTTTGTCAATGGCTCGTAAAGCAAAACAGAAGTGTATTATTACTTTGCTCGGGTTGGAAAAATAAATTTAATCTGGAGGATTCATTATACGCAGGTGCCGTTACACAAAAAATGCTGGAGCTTTCCGACGATTTTAAATTAGGTGACGGTTGCTTAGCTCTTAAATATTTGTTTGAACAAGCGCAACACGAACCAATAAAATATTTAGTTCACGCTTCACACAAAGAAAGACTCTCACGCTTAGGATTGAAAAAAGACATTAAGTTTTGTTTGACGCCTAACGCTGCTCCTGTTATTCCTGTTTTAGAAGGAAAGTATTTAGTAAAGCTGCAAGACTAA